One region of Quercus lobata isolate SW786 chromosome 2, ValleyOak3.0 Primary Assembly, whole genome shotgun sequence genomic DNA includes:
- the LOC115957208 gene encoding protein SRG1-like — protein MADSAPAFKTPMVQKSVQELDLNGDELPEKYIRKDRDGGDLDVPLVEIPVVNLGLLSSLSTSKEELQKLRSALSTWGCFQVINHGMTPSFLDEVRDVTKQFFALPMEEKRKYSREADGIEGYGNDMILSEEQILDWTDRLYITLNPEQRRLKFWPENPKAFRDILNDYTIKLSMVTELILTAMARSLDLEDNCFLDQYGKEATMTARFNYYPKCPRPDLVLGVKEHADASAITFLLQDNEVEGLQFQKDNQWFKVPIIPEALLINVGDQAEIMSNGIFKSPVHKVVTNSERERISLAVFCLPGLNEEIGPIDRLVDESRPRLYKKVKNYVGIYFEYYQQGKRPIETVKI, from the exons ATGGCCGACTCTGCTCCTGCTTTCAAGACACCGATGGTGCAGAAAAGTGTCCAAGAATTAGACCTCAATGGCGATGAACTtccagaaaaatatattcgtAAGGATAGGGATGGTGGAGACTTGGATGTTCCATTGGTGGAGATTCCAGTTGTCAATCTTGGTCTGCTCTCATCTTTGTCAACCAGCAAAGAAGAGCTGCAGAAACTTCGATCAGCTCTAAGCACATGGGGCTGCTTTCAG GTAATCAACCATGGTATGACACCATCATTTCTAGATGAAGTTCGTGATGTTACGAAGCAATTTTTTGCACTTCCAATGGAAGAGAAGCGAAAATACTCCAGAGAAGCTGATGGCATAGAAGGCTATGGAAATGACATGATCCTTTCAGAGGAACAAATACTTGATTGGACCGACCGATTGTATATTACGTTAAATCCAGAACAGCGAAGGCTCAAGTTTTGGCCTGAAAATCCCAAAGCTTTTAG GGATATTCTAAATGATTATACTATCAAGTTGAGCATGGTGACTGAACTCATCCTTACGGCCATGGCAAGGTCACTGGACTTGGAGGATAACTGCTTTTTGGACCAATATGGAAAAGAAGCAACAATGACTGCAAGATTCAACTACTATCCAAAATGTCCAAGGCCGGATCTTGTACTAGGGGTCAAAGAGCATGCAGATGCATCAGCAATCACTTTTCTCTTGCAAGACAATGAAGTGGAAGGTCTTCAATTCCAGAAAGACAATCAGTGGTTTAAAGTTCCAATCATTCCTGAGGCTCTTCTCATTAATGTTGGTGATCAAGCAGAG ATAATGAGCAACGGAATTTTCAAGAGCCCAGTACACAAAGTGGTGACAAACTCAGAAAGGGAGAGGATTTCTTTGGCTGTGTTCTGCCTTCCTGGATTAAATGAAGAGATTGGACCAATTGATAGGTTGGTTGATGAATCAAGGCCAAGATTATACAAAAAGGTGAAAAACTACGTGGGTATTTATTTCGAGTACTACCAGCAAGGAAAGAGACCAATTGAAAcagtgaaaatttaa
- the LOC115957216 gene encoding protein SRG1-like — translation MYMAASSRDMAESPPPPNKATEEELRSKSIQELVINGGQPPDNYVYKNSTGGVPDVHTPNLNEIPVIDLGNLKSSATTVEEELEKLRSALSSWGCFQAINHGMTSSFLDKVHEVTKQFFSLPMDEKRKYSREANNIEGYGNDIIFSDHQILDWTDRLILMVSPEDQRKFTFWPNNPTDFRDILLKYTMVLSLITEVILKAMAKSLNLEDNCFLEQMGERSTMFTRFNLYPPCPRPDLVLGLKPHADGSAITFVLQDKEVEGLQFLKDNQWIRVPVIPQALLINIGDQAEIMSNGIFKSPVHRVVTNSERERISVAVFCSPDSDIEIEPIGRLVNDSRPILYKKVKNYADTYFQYYQQGKRAIDAVRY, via the exons ATGTATATGGCTGCTTCCAGCAGAGATATGGCTGAATCTCCGCCCCCTCCTAATAAGGCTACCGAGGAAGAGTTACGGTCAAAGAGTATCCAAGAACTGGTCATCAATGGTGGACAGCCACCAGATAATTATGTTTACAAAAACAGTACAGGAGGAGTGCCTGATGTTCATACTCctaatttgaatgaaattcCAGTCATAGACCTTGGTAACCTCAAATCTTCGGCAACCACAGTAGAAGAAGAGCTAGAGAAGCTTCGGTCTGCTCTCAGTTCATGGGGTTGCTTTCAG GCAATAAATCATGGAATGACAAGTTCATTTCTAGACAAAGTCCATGAAGTTACCAAGCAATTCTTTTCACTTCCAATGGATGAGAAGCGTAAATACTCCAGAGAAGCCAACAACATCGAAGGTTATGGAAATGATATCATCTTTTCAGACCATCAAATACTTGATTGGACTGACCGACTGATTCTCATGGTAAGCCCAGAAGACCAGCGAAAGTTCACATTTTGGCCTAATAATCCCACAGATTTCAG GGATATTTTACTCAAGTATACAATGGTGTTGAGCCTCATAACTGAAGTCATCCTCAAAGCCATGGCAAAGTCACTAAATTTGGAGGATAACTGCTTTTTGGAGCAGATGGGAGAACGATCAACAATGTTTACAAGATTTAACTTATATCCTCCATGTCCAAGGCCTGATCTTGTTCTTGGCCTTAAACCACATGCAGATGGATCAGCAATCACCTTTGTTTTGCAAGACAAAGAGGTGGAAGGTCTCCAATTCCTGAAAGACAACCAGTGGATCAGAGTTCCAGTCATTCCTCAGGCTCTTCTTATAAATATAGGTGATCAAGCAGAG ATAATGAGTAATGGAATATTCAAGAGCCCAGTGCACAGAGTAGTGACAAATTCAGAAAGGGAGCGGATATCTGTGGCAGTGTTCTGTTCTCCAGACTCTGATATAGAGATTGAACCAATAGGCAGGTTGGTCAATGACTCCAGGCCGATACTATACAAAAAGGTGAAGAATTATGCTGATACTTATTTCCAGTACTACCAGCAGGGAAAGAGAGCAATTGATGCAGTGAGATACTAG